One genomic segment of Arthrobacter sp. zg-Y1110 includes these proteins:
- a CDS encoding urease accessory protein UreD, protein MGRKTLSATSTERVPAPVPAGAHPGQRPTRIAVEAAGDGARFALLDQGHYLAPRPVAGGSGGSGARQLRVALIGIHMMLLAGDDVRIEVSVGPGVTLEVVEPAGMVAYDAEGKQSRWTLEAVLAEGAVMIWEGAPFVAASGSNVLRETRVKLGPGARLLIRETLVLGRSGEEAGPLRSIARLTGPNGDYLYEDLDLRGTRHRAVGVLGTAKVLSSATAAGWRPQALHPNGGARPGDGSARRLDLAAEGAVIRALSGTAHEAARETDPVYRLWKDQLLGEPRPDPARLFVAESAYVHGPIPHPPGSGTPLGTSGPAEVASNPPAGGPAAEGGP, encoded by the coding sequence ATGGGGAGGAAGACACTGTCCGCCACCAGCACTGAGCGGGTGCCTGCTCCCGTACCGGCCGGCGCGCACCCCGGGCAGCGGCCTACCCGCATCGCGGTGGAAGCCGCCGGTGATGGCGCACGCTTCGCGCTCCTGGACCAGGGGCATTATCTGGCTCCCCGTCCGGTTGCCGGCGGTTCCGGCGGTTCCGGTGCACGGCAGCTGCGGGTGGCACTGATCGGCATCCACATGATGCTGCTCGCCGGAGACGATGTCCGGATTGAAGTGTCTGTGGGTCCGGGCGTCACCTTGGAGGTGGTCGAGCCGGCCGGCATGGTGGCTTACGACGCCGAGGGCAAGCAGTCCCGCTGGACGCTGGAGGCGGTGCTGGCTGAGGGCGCGGTGATGATCTGGGAGGGAGCGCCTTTTGTGGCTGCCTCCGGGTCCAACGTGCTCCGTGAAACCCGTGTGAAGCTGGGCCCCGGCGCCCGCTTGTTGATCCGCGAAACGCTGGTCCTCGGCCGCTCCGGCGAGGAGGCCGGGCCGCTGCGGAGCATCGCCCGGCTGACCGGTCCGAACGGGGACTACCTGTACGAAGACCTTGACCTGCGCGGAACGCGGCACCGCGCCGTCGGCGTCCTCGGCACCGCCAAGGTGCTGTCCAGTGCGACGGCGGCCGGTTGGCGGCCGCAGGCCCTGCATCCGAACGGCGGCGCCAGGCCCGGTGACGGCAGCGCACGGCGCCTGGATTTGGCGGCGGAGGGAGCCGTGATCCGGGCGCTTTCGGGTACGGCGCATGAAGCCGCACGGGAAACCGACCCCGTCTACCGGTTGTGGAAGGATCAGCTGCTGGGTGAGCCCCGGCCTGATCCGGCACGCCTGTTCGTGGCAGAATCTGCGTATGTTCACGGACCGATACCCCATCCGCCAGGTTCGGGAACACCCCTTGGAACCTCTGGACCGGCAGAAGTGGCCAGCAACCCTCCCGCCGGTGGCCCAGCTGCTGAAGGAGGGCCTTGA
- the ureG gene encoding urease accessory protein UreG has product MPDNSFPAAAPSTRSLRLGVAGPVGTGKSSLIATICRSMAGELQIGVITNDIYTDEDARFLRSAGVLPEERIRAVETGACPHTAIRDDVTTNLLAVEDLEADFAPLDLVLVESGGDNLTATFSPALVDAQIFVLDVAGGGDVARKGGPGIARADLLVINKIDLAPYVEVDVEQMVADAVEARDGAPVLALSRKQQDTVDELCAWVRGLVALHRSGLHTPQDPGPMAPHFHADEDGGFVHTHGEEDTVRHQH; this is encoded by the coding sequence TTGCCTGACAATTCGTTCCCCGCTGCTGCCCCGTCCACCCGTTCACTGCGCCTGGGCGTTGCCGGTCCGGTGGGTACCGGCAAGAGCTCGCTGATTGCCACCATCTGCCGGTCCATGGCCGGCGAGCTGCAGATCGGCGTGATCACCAACGACATCTACACGGATGAGGATGCCCGGTTTCTCCGCTCCGCAGGTGTGCTTCCGGAGGAGCGCATCCGCGCAGTGGAAACCGGTGCCTGTCCGCACACGGCCATCCGCGATGACGTGACCACCAACCTGCTTGCCGTTGAGGACCTGGAGGCGGACTTCGCTCCGCTGGACCTCGTCCTGGTCGAAAGCGGCGGCGACAACCTCACTGCCACCTTCTCCCCTGCCCTGGTGGACGCACAGATCTTTGTCCTGGACGTTGCCGGCGGCGGCGATGTCGCGAGGAAGGGCGGGCCGGGTATCGCCCGTGCCGATCTGCTGGTGATCAACAAGATCGATCTGGCTCCGTACGTGGAAGTGGACGTGGAACAGATGGTGGCGGACGCCGTCGAGGCGCGGGACGGCGCTCCGGTGCTGGCCCTTTCCCGCAAACAGCAGGACACCGTGGACGAACTCTGCGCCTGGGTCCGCGGGTTGGTGGCGCTGCACCGGTCAGGGCTGCACACGCCGCAGGATCCCGGTCCCATGGCTCCGCATTTCCATGCGGACGAGGACGGCGGGTTTGTCCATACGCATGGGGAGGAAGACACTGTCCGCCACCAGCACTGA
- a CDS encoding urease accessory protein UreF translates to MLPAPDAGVAAFLLADSRLPSGAYSHSAGLEPAVLAGLGVDGVYPYLLARLRTVVRVENAAAVLAHRSARGVADISFARIEAALDARTPSAAQREASRRLGRGMLRLAGKLKPDSHAVVELQRTVPRPTRPVALGVTAAALGVGELQLARLCCYDDAQSVVAAALKLLPIDPMDATAWILDASGEIDAVAVESLLIGGLDDIPALSAPLMEHWAEDHTTRTRRLFVA, encoded by the coding sequence ATGCTGCCAGCTCCCGACGCCGGTGTTGCCGCTTTCCTGCTGGCCGATTCGCGGTTGCCTTCCGGGGCGTACTCACATTCGGCGGGCCTGGAACCTGCGGTCCTGGCAGGCCTGGGGGTGGACGGCGTGTATCCCTACCTGCTCGCCCGGCTGCGCACAGTGGTCCGGGTGGAAAACGCCGCCGCGGTGCTGGCGCACAGGTCCGCCCGCGGCGTAGCGGACATCAGCTTCGCCCGGATCGAAGCCGCCCTCGACGCGCGGACACCCTCCGCTGCGCAGCGGGAGGCCTCGCGCCGTCTGGGCCGGGGCATGCTGCGCCTGGCCGGGAAGCTGAAACCGGACTCTCACGCCGTCGTCGAGCTGCAGCGGACCGTCCCGCGCCCCACCCGCCCGGTGGCCCTGGGCGTGACCGCTGCCGCGCTCGGCGTCGGAGAGCTGCAGCTCGCCCGGCTCTGCTGCTACGACGATGCGCAGTCTGTGGTGGCAGCTGCCCTGAAGCTGCTGCCCATCGATCCGATGGATGCCACCGCCTGGATCCTGGACGCTTCCGGAGAGATCGACGCCGTCGCCGTGGAGTCGCTGCTCATTGGCGGCTTAGACGATATTCCCGCCCTCAGTGCCCCGTTGATGGAGCACTGGGCCGAAGACCACACCACTAGAACAAGGAGGCTGTTCGTTGCCTGA
- a CDS encoding urease subunit alpha: MRISRHEYAHLYGPTTGDSIRLGDTDLWISPEQDYTFGGDESVFGGGKNIRESMAQSTRTSDEGAPDLVITNVVIVDHWGIVRADVGVRNGRITGIGKSGNPDIMDGIDPALVIGPGTEIISGERRILTAGGVDTHVHLLGTDALREALASGITTVGGGGTGPAEGSKATTVTPGAWNLQVMHRALDHLPLNFLLYGKGNTVSQAALEEQALAGAAGYKVHEDWGSTPAAIDAALTAADRWGVQVALHADSLNEAGYVQNTLGAINGRGIHVFHAEGAGGGHAPDIITVAAAANVLPASTNPTLPFTVNTVAEHLDMLMVCHHLNPRIPEDLAFAESRIRANTMMAEDVLQDLGAMSITSSDAQAMGRIGETITRTWQVAHVMKEYMGATQSQLPADNERVRRYIAKYTICPAVAHGIDHEVGSVEVGKMADLVLWDPAFFGIRPTLVIKGGAIVAGQMGDPNATLPTPQPVWMREALAGTASSAPHLSTSFVAPTALDDGLADRLGLTRTLTAIRSTRDVTKASLPNNTALPDIQVNPETFMVSIDGQVIEPTPASELPLTQRYSLF, from the coding sequence ATGCGGATCAGCAGGCACGAATACGCCCATCTGTATGGCCCCACCACGGGCGACTCGATCCGGCTGGGCGATACGGATCTCTGGATCAGCCCGGAACAGGATTACACCTTCGGCGGGGATGAATCCGTCTTCGGCGGCGGCAAGAACATCCGCGAGTCCATGGCCCAGTCCACCCGGACCTCCGATGAGGGCGCTCCGGACCTGGTGATCACCAACGTCGTCATCGTGGACCACTGGGGCATTGTGCGGGCCGACGTCGGGGTCCGGAACGGCCGGATCACGGGCATCGGGAAGTCGGGCAACCCGGACATCATGGACGGAATCGATCCGGCGCTGGTCATCGGCCCCGGGACCGAGATCATTTCCGGCGAGCGCCGGATCCTCACAGCCGGCGGCGTCGACACCCACGTCCATCTGCTGGGGACCGACGCCCTGCGGGAGGCGCTTGCCTCCGGCATCACGACCGTGGGCGGCGGCGGCACCGGACCGGCCGAAGGGTCCAAGGCGACGACAGTGACCCCGGGCGCGTGGAACCTGCAGGTGATGCACCGGGCACTGGACCACCTGCCGCTGAACTTCCTGCTTTACGGCAAGGGCAACACGGTGAGCCAGGCCGCGCTGGAAGAGCAGGCCCTTGCCGGAGCCGCGGGCTACAAGGTCCACGAGGACTGGGGTTCGACGCCGGCCGCCATCGACGCCGCACTGACCGCCGCGGACCGGTGGGGCGTCCAGGTGGCGTTGCACGCGGATTCGCTCAACGAGGCCGGCTATGTCCAGAACACGCTGGGGGCGATCAACGGGCGCGGCATCCATGTGTTCCACGCCGAGGGTGCCGGCGGTGGGCACGCCCCCGACATCATCACGGTGGCTGCCGCCGCGAACGTACTGCCGGCGTCGACCAACCCGACCCTCCCCTTCACGGTCAACACCGTGGCGGAGCATCTGGACATGCTGATGGTCTGCCATCACCTGAACCCCCGGATCCCCGAGGACCTGGCATTTGCCGAGTCCCGGATCCGGGCCAACACCATGATGGCCGAGGACGTCCTCCAGGACCTCGGCGCCATGTCCATTACCTCTTCCGACGCCCAGGCCATGGGACGCATCGGCGAAACGATCACCCGCACCTGGCAGGTGGCGCACGTTATGAAGGAGTACATGGGCGCCACGCAGTCACAGCTTCCGGCCGACAATGAGCGGGTGCGCCGCTACATTGCCAAATACACCATCTGCCCGGCGGTGGCGCACGGCATCGACCACGAGGTCGGATCCGTCGAGGTCGGCAAAATGGCAGACCTGGTGCTGTGGGATCCGGCGTTCTTCGGCATCCGTCCCACGCTGGTGATCAAGGGCGGAGCCATTGTGGCCGGCCAGATGGGTGATCCCAATGCCACCTTGCCCACGCCCCAGCCCGTCTGGATGCGGGAAGCGCTGGCGGGAACGGCGTCGTCGGCTCCGCATCTGTCCACCTCCTTCGTGGCGCCGACCGCGCTCGACGACGGATTGGCGGACCGCCTCGGGCTGACCCGCACACTGACCGCCATCCGCTCCACCCGGGACGTCACCAAGGCGTCATTGCCGAACAACACGGCGCTGCCGGACATCCAGGTGAACCCGGAAACATTCATGGTCAGCATCGACGGGCAGGTCATTGAACCGACCCCCGCGTCCGAGCTGCCCCTGACCCAGCGTTACTCGCTTTTCTAG
- a CDS encoding urease subunit beta: MSLVPGEIRTAQGDVEINAGRDTRSLVVTNDGDRPVQIGSHFHFADVNPALRFDRDAAVGFRLGAPAGTAVRFEPGASREVVLVRLAGTGTVPGLQLRGTAQEGA, from the coding sequence ATGAGCCTGGTGCCGGGCGAGATCCGTACCGCTCAGGGGGACGTGGAGATCAATGCCGGACGTGACACCCGCAGCCTGGTGGTGACCAACGACGGCGACCGTCCGGTCCAGATCGGCTCCCACTTCCATTTCGCGGACGTGAATCCGGCGCTGCGCTTCGACCGGGATGCCGCCGTCGGCTTCCGGCTGGGAGCCCCGGCAGGTACGGCCGTCCGCTTCGAACCCGGCGCCTCCCGCGAGGTCGTCCTCGTCCGGTTGGCGGGCACCGGCACGGTTCCCGGCCTTCAACTACGGGGTACCGCGCAGGAAGGGGCCTGA
- a CDS encoding urease subunit gamma has product MFLTPADKDKLLLSVAGMVARDRRERGIRLNYPEAVALLSCWVMERAREGGLVADLMSEGRSVLRRDDVMEGVPEMIPDLQIEATFPDGRKLVTITDPIS; this is encoded by the coding sequence ATGTTCCTCACTCCCGCTGATAAGGACAAGCTGCTGCTCAGTGTTGCCGGCATGGTGGCACGGGACCGCCGCGAACGCGGCATCCGGCTCAACTACCCCGAGGCCGTGGCCCTGCTTTCCTGCTGGGTGATGGAACGGGCACGCGAGGGCGGGCTGGTTGCCGACCTGATGAGCGAGGGACGCTCGGTCCTGCGCCGCGACGACGTGATGGAAGGGGTGCCGGAAATGATTCCGGATCTGCAGATTGAAGCCACGTTTCCTGACGGCCGCAAGCTGGTCACCATTACGGACCCGATCTCATGA
- a CDS encoding sulfite exporter TauE/SafE family protein has translation MNSGLLLAILVAVFVGGIAQRVAGIGFGLLLAPFFIVALGPYQGVVVTNVCGMLAAGLVIRHVWQRIDWKMYASLAVPAALGVVLGTYAASVLPVGPLEIGVGIFMLAALTSSLVLNRTEMVLRGGSPKAAAGLLAGISNSMAGAGVPAVSAYAVLARWPQASFMATMQPFLATLSIVTLAAHAVVDPGEWPQLAWWIWALLGVLTVAGLRAGSRLAPHVPESTARRIVVVLAYLGAVSALVKGIIDLQ, from the coding sequence GTGAATTCCGGACTGCTGCTGGCCATCTTGGTCGCCGTTTTTGTTGGGGGAATCGCGCAGCGGGTTGCCGGGATTGGCTTCGGACTGCTGCTGGCGCCGTTCTTCATTGTTGCTCTCGGCCCGTACCAGGGTGTCGTGGTAACCAATGTGTGCGGCATGCTCGCCGCCGGTCTGGTGATCCGGCACGTGTGGCAGCGCATCGACTGGAAAATGTACGCCTCGCTGGCCGTCCCGGCGGCGCTCGGCGTCGTGCTGGGAACGTATGCGGCGTCGGTCCTTCCGGTGGGACCGCTGGAAATCGGAGTCGGCATTTTTATGCTCGCGGCCCTGACTTCATCCCTGGTGCTGAACCGGACCGAGATGGTGCTGCGCGGCGGTTCGCCAAAAGCTGCCGCAGGACTCTTAGCCGGGATCAGCAACTCCATGGCCGGAGCCGGGGTTCCAGCGGTGAGCGCCTACGCGGTACTGGCCCGCTGGCCGCAGGCCTCCTTCATGGCAACCATGCAGCCCTTCCTTGCCACGCTGAGCATCGTGACCCTGGCGGCGCACGCCGTGGTGGACCCGGGGGAGTGGCCGCAGCTCGCCTGGTGGATCTGGGCACTGCTCGGCGTCCTCACCGTGGCCGGGCTTCGAGCCGGAAGCCGGCTGGCTCCGCACGTTCCCGAGTCCACGGCGCGCCGCATCGTCGTCGTCCTGGCCTATCTGGGAGCCGTGTCCGCCCTCGTCAAGGGGATCATCGACCTGCAGTAG
- a CDS encoding phosphodiesterase, translating to MEYLPGEHPRPRHFLLHLSDTHLLGGDNCLYGAVDSHAKLRALFARLEDSGQRPEAIVFTGDLADRGEAGAYAKLREIVLPAAERMGARVIWAMGNHDNRAAFRQVLLDEAPEMSPVDQVHHLGGLRIITLDTTVPDHHHGELSDGQLAWLRRELQTAAPEGTILAMHHPPVPSVQDLAVLVELRQQHRLAAVLAGSDVRAIIAGHLHYSTFGTFAGIPVSVASATCYTQDLTTPGTRGQDAGQGYNMIHLYEDSVVHSVVPLAESRTVGEQVGPEETAARLAEAGIRLPGALTLTSA from the coding sequence ATGGAATACCTCCCGGGTGAGCATCCTCGCCCGCGTCATTTCCTCCTCCATCTCAGCGACACCCACCTGCTCGGGGGTGACAACTGCCTGTATGGCGCAGTGGACAGCCATGCCAAACTCCGTGCGCTTTTCGCCCGCCTCGAAGACAGCGGACAACGGCCCGAAGCCATTGTTTTCACCGGCGACCTGGCGGACCGCGGTGAAGCCGGTGCCTACGCCAAGCTCCGGGAGATCGTTCTCCCTGCCGCTGAGCGGATGGGTGCCCGGGTGATCTGGGCGATGGGCAACCACGACAACAGGGCGGCTTTCCGCCAGGTCCTGCTGGACGAAGCCCCGGAAATGTCACCCGTGGACCAGGTGCACCACCTCGGCGGGCTGCGGATCATCACCCTGGACACCACCGTCCCGGACCACCACCACGGGGAGCTCAGCGACGGCCAGCTTGCCTGGCTGCGCCGGGAACTGCAGACGGCCGCTCCGGAGGGAACCATCCTCGCCATGCACCATCCGCCGGTCCCCAGCGTGCAGGACCTCGCCGTCCTGGTCGAACTGCGGCAGCAGCACCGGCTTGCAGCCGTCTTGGCGGGCAGTGACGTGCGGGCCATCATTGCCGGGCACCTGCACTATTCGACGTTCGGGACCTTCGCCGGAATCCCCGTGTCCGTGGCCTCAGCCACTTGTTACACGCAGGACCTCACGACGCCGGGCACCCGAGGCCAGGACGCGGGCCAGGGCTACAACATGATCCACCTCTACGAGGATTCGGTGGTGCACTCCGTGGTGCCCTTGGCGGAAAGCCGCACCGTGGGGGAGCAGGTTGGGCCGGAGGAAACCGCTGCCCGCCTGGCGGAGGCAGGCATCCGGCTACCAGGGGCGCTCACACTGACATCGGCCTAG
- a CDS encoding pyridoxamine 5'-phosphate oxidase family protein, producing the protein MTNEERPPVVELSDEQSWKYLEHTHHGRLAVSVANRPSIYPINYLAHDGVLLLRTAPGTKLAEMAVNTYVAFEADGVHSDQAWSVVVKGTTRFLETGAEIEAADSLPLQPWVRTEKYRYVEIVPETVTGRFFNLGPDPSRD; encoded by the coding sequence ATGACTAATGAAGAGCGTCCCCCGGTCGTTGAACTGTCTGATGAACAGAGCTGGAAGTACCTGGAACACACGCACCACGGCCGCCTGGCGGTCAGTGTCGCGAACCGGCCCAGCATCTATCCCATCAACTATCTGGCCCACGACGGCGTGCTCCTCCTTCGCACCGCGCCGGGCACGAAGCTGGCGGAAATGGCGGTCAACACGTACGTCGCGTTCGAAGCCGACGGCGTCCACAGCGACCAGGCCTGGTCCGTCGTCGTCAAGGGGACAACCCGCTTCCTGGAGACGGGCGCCGAGATCGAAGCCGCGGACAGCCTTCCCCTGCAGCCCTGGGTTCGGACGGAGAAGTACCGCTACGTGGAAATTGTGCCCGAAACCGTCACCGGACGGTTCTTCAACCTGGGTCCGGATCCGTCCCGGGACTAG
- a CDS encoding catalase produces the protein MTDAGQQHSTTGQNDAGDPKTLTTRQGHPVYDNQNTRTVGARGPATLENYQLLEKISHFDRERIPERVVHARGFVAYGEFEASGKWGDEPIAKYTRAKLFSEPGKKTDVAIRFSSVIGGRDSSEAARDPRGFAVKFYTEDGNWDMVGNNLGVFFIRDAIKFPDVIHSLKPDPVTFRQEPARIFDFMSQTPEAMHMLVNLFSPRGIPADYRHMQGFGVNTYRWVNAAGESKLVKYHWLPQQGVKSLTEEDAANIQANDLGHASKDLYEAIERGDYPKWDLYVQLMDDHDHPELDFDPLDDTKTWPEQEFEPKYVGTMTLNRNITDHHNENEQIAFGTGVLVDGLDFSDDKMLVGRTFSYSDTQRYRVGPNYLQLPVNSAKNARVATNQRGGQMSFGTDLAPGQNPHVNYEPNITGGLQEAAKPEQAEVGPELEGRLTRARLPRTNDYMQAGQRYQLMEQWEKDDLVANFIANVGQAVRPVQERMLWHFYMSDDELGARVGEGLGISLDEIKDLGPLATQTLNEEETERMKNLGHNGPRNVEGLTMTHCVPNEHVVVTR, from the coding sequence ATGACAGACGCAGGACAGCAGCATTCCACTACCGGCCAGAACGACGCCGGAGACCCGAAGACCCTGACCACACGCCAGGGACACCCGGTCTACGACAACCAGAACACCCGGACTGTGGGAGCTCGTGGCCCGGCCACGCTTGAGAACTACCAGCTCCTCGAGAAGATCAGCCACTTCGACCGTGAACGGATCCCCGAGCGCGTAGTCCACGCCCGCGGTTTCGTGGCGTACGGCGAGTTCGAGGCTTCCGGCAAGTGGGGCGACGAGCCCATTGCCAAGTACACCCGCGCCAAGCTTTTCTCCGAACCCGGCAAGAAGACCGATGTTGCCATCCGGTTCTCTTCCGTGATCGGCGGACGTGACTCTTCCGAGGCCGCCCGCGACCCCCGCGGCTTCGCCGTCAAGTTCTACACCGAAGACGGCAACTGGGACATGGTCGGCAACAACCTGGGTGTCTTCTTCATCCGCGATGCCATCAAGTTCCCGGACGTGATCCACTCCCTGAAGCCGGACCCCGTCACCTTCCGCCAGGAGCCGGCCCGCATCTTCGACTTCATGTCGCAGACTCCCGAAGCCATGCACATGCTGGTCAACCTCTTCAGCCCGCGCGGCATCCCCGCGGACTACCGCCACATGCAGGGCTTCGGCGTGAACACCTACCGCTGGGTCAACGCCGCCGGTGAATCCAAGCTGGTCAAGTACCACTGGCTCCCGCAGCAGGGCGTGAAGTCCCTGACCGAGGAAGATGCCGCGAACATTCAGGCCAACGATCTGGGCCACGCCTCGAAGGACCTCTACGAGGCCATCGAACGCGGTGACTACCCCAAGTGGGACCTGTACGTTCAGCTCATGGATGACCACGATCATCCGGAACTGGACTTCGATCCGCTGGACGACACCAAGACCTGGCCGGAGCAGGAGTTTGAGCCCAAGTACGTGGGCACCATGACCCTGAACCGCAACATCACGGACCACCACAACGAAAACGAGCAGATCGCTTTCGGTACCGGTGTCCTGGTGGACGGGCTGGACTTCTCCGACGACAAGATGCTCGTTGGCCGTACGTTCAGCTACTCCGATACGCAGCGCTACCGGGTAGGCCCGAACTACCTGCAGCTTCCGGTGAACTCCGCGAAGAACGCACGCGTCGCCACCAACCAGCGCGGCGGCCAGATGTCCTTCGGCACCGACCTCGCGCCGGGCCAGAACCCGCACGTGAACTACGAGCCGAACATCACCGGCGGCCTGCAGGAAGCAGCCAAGCCGGAACAGGCCGAGGTTGGTCCCGAGCTTGAAGGCCGCCTGACCCGCGCCCGCCTGCCCCGCACGAACGACTACATGCAGGCCGGCCAGCGCTACCAGCTGATGGAGCAGTGGGAGAAGGACGACTTGGTCGCCAACTTCATTGCCAACGTCGGCCAGGCTGTCCGCCCGGTGCAGGAGCGCATGCTCTGGCACTTCTACATGAGCGACGACGAGCTGGGTGCACGCGTCGGCGAGGGCCTGGGCATCAGCCTGGACGAGATCAAGGATCTCGGCCCGCTGGCCACCCAGACGCTCAACGAGGAAGAAACCGAGCGCATGAAGAACCTGGGGCACAACGGTCCCCGGAACGTCGAAGGCCTCACCATGACCCACTGCGTGCCCAATGAGCACGTGGTAGTTACCCGGTAA
- a CDS encoding stealth family protein yields the protein MEQKSNVALVKGRLALMDTGLTPHEAMVEDLLFVRRVLDDAGVEYLLVRGNDQRPVIAVDLRMRQQLRKAMVEACRDEPFYARTVDTKKSRTLLIADGDLSSIDKARIIRVYRPRAFTGTNLLISGSAGVQIELWDLEGENITLPVENSLTRRTLPAAEVVRGTVEKHGLLWPTIENMFADHATDIRFDIDLVFSWVDGSSPEFQAARAARMSNAVVGEGDDHEARFRQINELKYALRSVHMFAPWIRRIFIASDSPRPHWLAEHPSVTFVPASEHFKDPSVLPTHNSQAVEAQLQHIPGLAEHFLYSNDDMFFGRPVAPDMFFSPGGITKFIEASTRIGLGANDSERSGFENAARVNRRLLWERFGRVTTRHLEHTAAPLRRSVLLEMEEEFPEEFAATAASTFRAKDNISVTNSLYHYYALLTGRAVTQETAKVKYVDTTSYAGLKMLDRLLAKRHKDMFCLNDGSFPEVPAAERAERVTEFLEKYFPVRAPWEK from the coding sequence GTGGAGCAAAAATCCAATGTCGCCTTGGTCAAGGGCCGCCTGGCCCTCATGGACACCGGGCTCACACCGCACGAGGCCATGGTGGAGGACCTGCTCTTCGTGCGCCGGGTGCTCGACGACGCCGGCGTGGAGTACCTTCTGGTGCGCGGAAACGACCAGCGTCCGGTCATCGCCGTCGACCTCCGGATGCGCCAGCAGCTGCGGAAGGCGATGGTCGAGGCCTGCCGCGACGAGCCGTTCTACGCCCGGACCGTCGATACCAAAAAGAGCCGGACCCTGCTGATCGCAGACGGCGACCTCTCCTCCATCGATAAGGCCCGGATCATCCGCGTGTACCGTCCCCGGGCGTTCACCGGGACCAACCTGCTGATTTCAGGCTCTGCCGGGGTGCAGATTGAACTATGGGATCTGGAGGGCGAGAACATCACCCTGCCCGTGGAGAACTCCCTGACCCGCAGAACCCTGCCGGCGGCCGAGGTGGTCCGCGGCACCGTGGAAAAGCACGGACTCCTGTGGCCGACCATCGAGAACATGTTCGCGGACCACGCCACGGACATCCGGTTCGACATCGACTTGGTGTTCTCCTGGGTGGACGGCAGTTCCCCCGAGTTCCAGGCCGCCCGCGCCGCCCGGATGAGCAACGCCGTTGTGGGCGAAGGCGATGACCATGAGGCCCGGTTCCGGCAGATCAACGAATTGAAGTACGCCCTCCGTTCGGTGCACATGTTCGCCCCCTGGATCCGCCGCATCTTCATTGCCTCTGACTCGCCGCGGCCCCACTGGCTGGCCGAGCACCCGTCCGTCACCTTCGTGCCGGCTTCCGAGCACTTCAAGGACCCCTCCGTGCTGCCCACGCACAACTCCCAGGCGGTCGAGGCCCAGCTGCAGCACATCCCGGGACTGGCGGAGCACTTCCTGTACTCCAATGACGACATGTTCTTTGGCCGTCCGGTTGCCCCGGACATGTTCTTCTCCCCGGGCGGGATTACTAAGTTCATCGAAGCCAGCACCCGGATTGGCCTGGGTGCCAATGATTCCGAGCGAAGCGGCTTCGAGAATGCTGCGAGGGTGAACCGTCGGCTGCTCTGGGAGCGCTTCGGCCGGGTCACCACCCGCCATCTGGAACACACGGCAGCTCCCCTGCGCCGCAGTGTCCTGCTGGAAATGGAGGAGGAGTTCCCCGAGGAGTTCGCCGCCACGGCCGCGAGTACCTTCCGGGCCAAGGACAACATCTCCGTGACCAATTCGCTTTACCACTACTACGCGCTGCTCACAGGCCGGGCGGTCACCCAGGAAACGGCAAAGGTGAAGTACGTGGACACCACCAGCTACGCCGGTTTGAAGATGCTGGACCGGTTGCTGGCAAAACGCCACAAGGACATGTTCTGCCTCAATGACGGAAGCTTCCCGGAAGTCCCAGCGGCGGAACGGGCCGAACGGGTGACGGAGTTTTTGGAAAAGTACTTCCCGGTCCGGGCACCCTGGGAAAAGTAG
- a CDS encoding DUF6318 family protein, which produces MRLATVAVAVPLLFLIACSGASGDPGDSGAGESPSSPASTASETPTPTPTPSAKYKPASAEGPAENVPLPVMPEEAKVQSKEGLEAFARYWYEAANYGYETGDVGPVQAISSPDCTTCLNYYEVVDNGFRENDWIANANIDVRDAYSDYVLTPEGRYQALAQFTQDAMEYYGPEGLQGNEEADVAPSVQLFEATWNGDKWVAMNIVTIKG; this is translated from the coding sequence GTGAGGCTTGCGACCGTCGCTGTTGCAGTCCCGTTGCTGTTCCTGATTGCGTGCTCGGGTGCGTCGGGGGATCCCGGCGATTCCGGTGCAGGGGAGTCGCCTTCAAGCCCGGCTTCCACGGCTTCGGAAACGCCGACGCCGACGCCCACTCCCAGTGCCAAGTACAAGCCTGCGTCTGCTGAGGGCCCTGCGGAGAATGTCCCTTTGCCGGTGATGCCGGAGGAGGCGAAGGTTCAGTCGAAGGAAGGGCTCGAGGCCTTTGCCCGGTATTGGTACGAGGCAGCGAATTACGGGTACGAGACCGGCGACGTGGGGCCGGTCCAGGCGATTAGCAGTCCGGACTGCACAACGTGCCTGAACTACTACGAGGTAGTCGACAACGGTTTCCGGGAGAACGACTGGATAGCCAACGCGAATATCGACGTCCGGGACGCGTACTCCGACTACGTGCTCACCCCCGAGGGGCGCTATCAGGCCTTAGCACAATTCACACAGGACGCAATGGAGTACTACGGTCCCGAAGGATTGCAAGGGAATGAAGAGGCCGACGTGGCACCGTCCGTGCAGCTCTTCGAAGCAACATGGAACGGGGACAAATGGGTTGCGATGAATATCGTGACGATAAAGGGGTGA